The DNA window agttgaatttaaacttgcatgttggtggagtgatataactcatattaaactatcttgttaaacttttttataattttttatgactatttacaTAGCATGCAAGCAACGGGTATACATACACCCGTGTACTAAAAAACTGCATCCATAATCTCAGCCCAAATACCCACGAGTGAGGACACTTGCCTATATATAGCTCTCCTCCTCGCTACACTTTTCATCAAAAACACATTAACGATCCATAGCTCACAGTTCATACCAGTGATCACAACTTTCACAAGCTCCAATAGTCCAAATTGAGCATTCTCAGTTCTCAACAGGCAAGATGGCATCCCAAACCATCGAAAGCCACCGTGCCGGTGCTGACGTCATCAATGGCGACGCTTCTGGCAAGAAGAGGTGCATTGAGCTGCTCCAGGAGCTCGGCATTCCCAAGGGCCTGTTCCCCTTGGACGACATCGAGGAGTTCGGCTACAACCGCGCGAACGGTTTCATGTGGATTCTTCataggaagaagaaggagcaCACCTTCAAGAAGATCAAGCAGACCGTCTCCTACGCCACCGAGGTGACAGCGTTCGTCGAGAAGGGCAAGCTGAAGAAGATTGCCGGGGTGAAGACCAAGGAGCTGATGCTGTGGCTCAGTGTGGTCGAGGTCTATGTTGAGGAGTCATCTGCTGGGAAGATCACCTTCAAGACCGGAACTGGTCTCTCTGATAGCTTTGATGTGTCAGCCTTTgaaattgatatatagattGTTGGATATTCCATCAGGCTAAATAAGCAGCCTTTTGTacttgattttcttttcttgtcttcTGCATGTACTTTGCTTCCCAattataataattggtgaAAATTTCTGTAACCTGATATGAATTTATGAAGCTATGAAATTGCCAGAGTTTGctgtaaattttatttatttttccctttaGTATATATACAATCAAATTACTAAGTGTGCAGACAAAAGAAGGCCAAATTGAAAAGGATCATGATTTGCGAAATCACATATATCCATTTGAGGGGTCAAAAGGCAGcgatcaaatcaaatttaggCACCATTTGAACTTCAGCCATGACTATGAAGGCGGAAGGTACATGTAAACTTAGCGGCCCACTAAACTAAAAGCTTAGTTCGAAGACACAAAATAACGCCTCATTTTGGAAACAAACATAAACAATAGCAAACAAGTACAAACCATGAACAGTAAACTGAACTTCTGACTGTGATCACAAACTTCAAGAATAAACATACAAGCCAATCGGGCATCATAAGCgtccaa is part of the Oryza brachyantha chromosome 11, ObraRS2, whole genome shotgun sequence genome and encodes:
- the LOC102718217 gene encoding uncharacterized protein LOC102718217, encoding MASQTIESHRAGADVINGDASGKKRCIELLQELGIPKGLFPLDDIEEFGYNRANGFMWILHRKKKEHTFKKIKQTVSYATEVTAFVEKGKLKKIAGVKTKELMLWLSVVEVYVEESSAGKITFKTGTGLSDSFDVSAFEIDI